Proteins found in one Lysinibacillus fusiformis genomic segment:
- a CDS encoding FecCD family ABC transporter permease, with the protein MTKRIVSFLIVIVLLLVTVVYSATTGSIKMGFFEFIGALFEEGNSQMEAIRDLRFPRIIVALFAGAALSVSGVLLQSVMRNPLADAGVIGISSGAAFVQLSIIAFFPTLFFMTPVLAFMGGALACSLVFVLSWKSGLSPLKLILVGIAINAMFTGLTEALISLGGSLNTSASSVIGSNLTMRTWKDVSTIVTYGTIGLIGAFALYSWCNLLVLQDKTVKSLGFQVARARLLIAAVAVLLAAVSVVVAGVISFVGLLVPHIARRLVGHDHVVLIPFTALAGALLILLADTIGRTIVAPIEIPASTIMAIIGGPFLIFLLRKE; encoded by the coding sequence ATGACAAAAAGAATCGTCAGTTTTTTAATTGTAATTGTTTTATTACTTGTGACAGTCGTTTATTCAGCCACAACAGGCAGCATTAAAATGGGCTTTTTTGAATTTATAGGAGCATTATTTGAAGAAGGAAATAGTCAAATGGAGGCAATTCGAGATTTACGTTTCCCACGCATCATTGTAGCATTATTTGCAGGTGCGGCACTTTCAGTATCTGGGGTGCTTTTACAGTCCGTGATGCGTAATCCATTGGCTGATGCTGGGGTAATCGGAATATCTTCTGGTGCAGCATTTGTACAGCTTTCTATCATTGCCTTTTTCCCTACATTATTTTTTATGACACCCGTCTTAGCATTTATGGGTGGTGCATTGGCTTGTTCGCTTGTATTTGTGCTCTCCTGGAAATCTGGCCTGAGTCCGCTTAAACTAATTTTAGTGGGTATTGCCATTAACGCTATGTTTACAGGATTAACAGAGGCACTTATTAGCTTGGGTGGTTCTCTAAATACATCAGCATCCAGTGTGATTGGCTCTAATTTAACGATGCGTACATGGAAAGATGTCTCTACAATTGTGACATATGGGACAATCGGATTGATTGGTGCATTTGCTTTATATAGCTGGTGTAATTTGCTAGTACTGCAAGACAAAACAGTTAAAAGTTTAGGGTTTCAAGTAGCTCGTGCGCGGTTACTCATTGCAGCTGTCGCTGTTTTATTAGCAGCTGTATCAGTTGTGGTGGCAGGCGTCATTTCGTTTGTGGGTCTCCTAGTACCTCACATTGCTCGAAGATTGGTTGGGCATGATCATGTCGTGCTCATTCCATTCACAGCATTAGCAGGTGCACTATTAATTTTACTGGCAGATACGATTGGCCGTACAATTGTTGCACCTATTGAAATTCCAGCCTCCACAATTATGGCAATAATCGGTGGCCCATTCTTAATATTCCTATTACGAAAAGAGTGA
- a CDS encoding ABC transporter ATP-binding protein has protein sequence MNIQDIIVSHDNTRNHLNGVSTTIVKGKITTIIGPNGCGKSTLLSVISRLHSPKAGTVSLENKDLLHYKPKEFAKKLAIVYQQNDIPKDLTIEKLVGFGRLPHQTMLKKNHDEDTKAIEWALACTNLQHKGTTNLEALSGGERQRVWIAMALAQQSEILCLDEPTTYLDIYYQIELLELVKTLNEQHGLTIIMVLHDINQAIRYSDHIILMKEGQIFAEGAPRDVITKEVIKEVYGVDAIFNEDKQLGYYMMPMGI, from the coding sequence ATGAATATACAAGACATCATTGTTTCGCATGATAATACACGTAACCATTTAAATGGTGTTTCAACAACAATTGTCAAAGGTAAAATTACGACTATCATTGGTCCGAATGGCTGTGGGAAATCAACATTATTAAGTGTCATTTCTCGCCTTCATTCACCTAAAGCAGGGACTGTATCGTTAGAAAATAAAGATTTACTGCACTATAAGCCAAAGGAATTTGCTAAAAAACTGGCCATCGTGTATCAGCAAAATGATATACCAAAAGATTTAACAATAGAAAAATTAGTAGGATTCGGTCGTTTGCCTCATCAAACAATGCTGAAAAAAAATCACGATGAAGACACGAAAGCAATTGAATGGGCACTTGCCTGTACAAATTTACAACATAAAGGCACAACCAATTTAGAGGCATTATCTGGTGGGGAAAGGCAGCGTGTATGGATTGCGATGGCGTTAGCACAACAATCAGAAATATTGTGTTTAGATGAACCTACAACCTATTTGGATATTTACTATCAAATTGAATTGTTAGAACTGGTGAAAACATTAAACGAGCAGCATGGTTTAACGATTATTATGGTGCTTCATGATATTAACCAAGCCATTCGCTATAGTGACCATATTATTTTGATGAAGGAAGGTCAAATTTTCGCAGAGGGTGCTCCACGTGATGTGATTACAAAAGAAGTGATTAAAGAAGTCTATGGAGTTGACGCGATATTTAATGAAGATAAACAGCTTGGCTATTATATGATGCCAATGGGGATATAA
- the srtB gene encoding class B sortase encodes MKKKASKLLTLVYLAIFLFSAFSLAKYLYTYYETSKSLKEVQAIYQATLTAIKEQPADHMTENQTTDDVSTLPIRPQFHDLLAINSHIVGWISVDGTKLNNPILQADNNDFYLNHNYKDQESRAGSVFMDYRNNILDMDKNTVLYGHAMKNNTMFGSLKNYLKQDYADEHPILYLDTLYEGYDIEVFAAYETTIDFYYIETDFTGREAYQQFLEEIQERSAIQMDVDISPDDKILTLSTCKDAVMSDDHRFVVQGKLVKR; translated from the coding sequence ATGAAAAAAAAGGCATCAAAGTTGTTAACACTTGTATATTTAGCAATATTTTTATTTTCGGCTTTTTCACTTGCTAAGTACCTCTATACGTATTATGAAACATCAAAATCGTTAAAGGAAGTACAAGCCATTTATCAAGCCACATTGACAGCTATTAAAGAACAGCCAGCAGATCATATGACGGAAAATCAAACGACAGATGATGTATCCACGTTACCTATAAGACCACAGTTTCATGATTTATTAGCGATCAATTCTCATATTGTTGGGTGGATTTCAGTGGATGGGACAAAACTTAATAATCCAATATTACAAGCTGATAACAATGACTTTTATTTAAATCATAACTATAAAGATCAGGAGAGTCGGGCCGGGAGTGTGTTCATGGATTATCGAAATAATATACTGGATATGGACAAAAACACGGTTTTGTATGGACATGCTATGAAGAATAATACAATGTTTGGTAGTCTTAAAAATTACTTAAAGCAAGACTATGCAGATGAACATCCAATCCTATACCTTGATACCTTATATGAGGGCTATGATATTGAGGTTTTTGCTGCATATGAGACAACGATTGATTTCTATTATATTGAGACGGACTTTACTGGCAGGGAGGCTTATCAACAATTTTTGGAGGAAATACAGGAGCGGTCTGCTATTCAGATGGATGTTGATATAAGTCCAGACGATAAAATCCTTACTTTATCTACATGTAAGGATGCTGTCATGAGTGATGATCATCGCTTTGTCGTGCAAGGCAAATTAGTAAAACGTTGA